One segment of Rosa chinensis cultivar Old Blush chromosome 6, RchiOBHm-V2, whole genome shotgun sequence DNA contains the following:
- the LOC112168751 gene encoding uncharacterized protein LOC112168751, translating to MVTPIPQIHLSDNQTSSELNLLLMASALATSFASQLLPRAPPKGLPLLRPTVAPVSVAVRVQASRPLSTVAAAKSNSNPPSTMRSPNKSSKAAEEEEAVEEVKEDLPWIQEKALDLVEFTGSVTQAIPGPRDGTSSLPWILVLPLAYAGLNFVIAVVKTVKKFSSPRHKRKKLVNKNAMLCKSIDEMFQNGSDQITPDALKQLVQNTGFGMEEILCKYIHYTLNEKPFNPDMVSNLIQLRKASLFDDSQVAEILNEISRRIVRDKGLVVMDMAGYTERGFKRKLVIQALYGKVFYLSEVMALMITVTYLLLMAIVNYLLGWFALRSHH from the exons ATGGTTACACCTATACCCCAAATCCATCTCTCCGACAACCAAACCAGTAGTGAACTAAACTTGTTGCTCATGGCCTCTGCTTTGGCCACTTCCTTTGCTTCCCAATTGCTCCCTCGTGCCCCACCCAAAGGTCTCCCTTTGCTTCGTCCCACAGTCGCACCTGTGTCTGTAGCTGTGAGAGTCCAAGCTAGCAGGCCGTTATCCACTGTGGCGGCGGCGAAGAGTAACTCCAATCCTCCGTCGACAATGAGGAGCCCTAACAAAAGCAGTAaagcagcagaagaagaagaagccgttgAAGAAGTGAAAGAGGATCTACCCTGGATTCAAGAGAAGGCCTTGGACCTGGTGGAGTTCACCGGCTCTGTCACGCAGGCCATTCCTGGACCCAGAGATGGCACCAGCTCCCTCCCTTGGATTTTGGTTCTTCCTCTCGCTTATGCCGGTCTCAATTTTGTCATCGCCGTTGTCAAGACCGTCAAAAAGTTCTCTTCCCCTCGACATAAACGCAAGAAACTG GTCAATAAAAATGCTATGCTATGCAAATCAATAGACGAAATGTTTCAGAATGGCTCCGACCAAATCACGCCTGATGCCCTGAAACAACTCGTGCAAAAT ACAGGTTTTGGCATGGAGGAGATTTTGTGCAAGTACATCCATTATACTTTGAATGAAAAGCCATTCAACCCAGACATGGTTTCCAATTTAATTCAGCTCAGAAAAGCTTCTTTGTTCGATGATTCTCAGGTGGCTGAAATTCTAAatgaaatttcaagaagaaTTGTGCGAGACAAAG GCCTAGTTGTAATGGATATGGCAGGTTATACTGAACGGGGTTTCAAAAGAAAATTAGTCATTCAAGCCCTATATGGAAAGGTGTTCTATCTGTCAGAG GTTATGGCATTGATGATAACTGTGACATATCTATTATTGATGGCCATTGTTAATTACCTGCTTGGTTGGTTTGCATTACGGTCACATCATTAA